In Candidatus Neomarinimicrobiota bacterium, a single genomic region encodes these proteins:
- a CDS encoding putative metalloprotease CJM1_0395 family protein codes for MNLTAVNLQPILFPPRESVPEPQPGAANEQATGVNPPRSTPAPDQYPDVYVPTSAVPGAVEAGTQRPTGMPEHSGPRQNESPDEEQESKPLNDNQRPGSQRVASKAPGSLELTEEEKQEVEELRARDAAVRQHEQAHVMAGGRYVIRRAQFEYVLGPDGRLYAVGGEVQIDTSEVPDDPEATIQKAQAVRRAALAPSDPSAQDQRVAMQANQMEFEARMELARQRAEEFQQQTDEYNQNGQAITPQLEPILINLFA; via the coding sequence ATGAACTTGACAGCGGTAAACCTTCAACCCATCCTTTTCCCGCCCAGGGAATCTGTACCGGAGCCACAACCGGGAGCTGCCAACGAGCAGGCAACCGGTGTGAACCCGCCTCGCAGTACGCCTGCACCAGACCAGTATCCCGATGTCTACGTACCCACATCAGCTGTTCCTGGCGCCGTCGAAGCTGGCACCCAACGCCCCACTGGTATGCCGGAGCACAGTGGGCCTCGACAAAACGAAAGTCCCGACGAGGAGCAGGAATCTAAACCACTCAACGACAACCAGCGTCCGGGGTCGCAGCGAGTGGCCAGTAAGGCACCCGGCTCGCTGGAGCTCACCGAAGAAGAAAAGCAGGAGGTTGAGGAGCTGAGGGCCAGGGATGCCGCGGTCAGACAGCACGAACAGGCGCATGTAATGGCCGGTGGCCGCTATGTCATCAGGCGGGCCCAGTTCGAATATGTCCTGGGACCCGATGGAAGGCTCTACGCCGTCGGCGGAGAAGTACAGATTGATACCTCAGAAGTGCCTGATGATCCCGAAGCAACCATTCAGAAAGCCCAGGCAGTAAGAAGGGCGGCCCTGGCTCCCAGTGACCCCTCTGCTCAGGACCAACGGGTCGCCATGCAAGCTAATCAGATGGAGTTCGAGGCCCGCATGGAACTTGCCCGTCAACGAGCCGAAGAGTTCCAACAACAGACCGACGAATACAACCAGAACGGCCAGGCCATTACACCCCAGCTCGAGCCAATCCTCATCAACCTGTTCGCCTAG